Proteins encoded by one window of Cyclobacteriaceae bacterium:
- a CDS encoding methyltransferase domain-containing protein yields MSSIKLTHEDTIQDGIKYAEEAILDKSSHLDIDKKILKSHFDLKGKSVLDFGCGVGAMSIWMAKNLDAVVDGYDIDEKHIEIAFAVLKKYPTKNVTLSQKNIIETPIDKEYDVIILNDVIEHIKPHWIPGILDILVNRNLKKGGIIFFSYPPWEGPYASHMNRIINIPWIQYLPQKMLINMIKKRNQTTLGQYDLVQEYLELNHMTHKKLMKFMQPLPVKQEFRYSHTKLNTIKLFSNISFYWWPAKYLISKEFIVFKKN; encoded by the coding sequence ATGAGTTCGATTAAACTAACCCACGAAGATACCATACAGGACGGAATCAAATATGCAGAGGAAGCAATACTAGATAAGTCTTCTCATCTTGACATTGACAAGAAAATATTAAAAAGTCATTTTGATCTGAAAGGAAAATCTGTATTGGATTTTGGTTGCGGTGTAGGAGCCATGAGTATCTGGATGGCTAAAAATCTTGATGCTGTTGTCGATGGGTACGATATTGATGAGAAGCACATTGAAATAGCTTTTGCTGTGCTGAAAAAATACCCTACCAAAAATGTCACTCTCTCACAAAAAAATATCATTGAAACCCCCATTGATAAAGAATACGATGTCATTATTTTAAACGATGTTATTGAGCATATAAAACCACATTGGATTCCTGGCATTCTGGATATTCTGGTAAACAGAAATCTTAAAAAAGGAGGAATTATTTTTTTCAGTTATCCACCTTGGGAAGGGCCGTATGCCAGTCACATGAATAGAATAATTAATATTCCTTGGATACAATATCTTCCGCAGAAGATGCTGATCAATATGATAAAAAAACGTAATCAAACCACACTTGGACAGTATGATTTAGTACAGGAATACCTAGAACTAAATCATATGACCCATAAAAAGTTGATGAAATTCATGCAACCCCTTCCTGTGAAGCAGGAATTCAGGTACAGCCATACCAAACTTAACACCATTAAGCTATTTTCTAATATTTCATTTTATTGGTGGCCTGCCAAATATTTGATCTCCAAGGAGTTTATTGTATTCAAAAAAAATTGA
- a CDS encoding T9SS type A sorting domain-containing protein, with amino-acid sequence MYRYLSFPVQNATVSDLQNYIPVTGTFAGNSPGTTNPSLFHYQEPAGWLPYPTTSHTENFALGKGYAAYIRKSTDPTLVKLAGEIHIGDFSFQLNDGAVNDQSGWSLLGNPYAAPIQWGNAGWISSGINATAYLRDNEYENGRFLVWDGEEGDEEFAGLIAQGQSFWVKAFDPNTTPSLTVQETAKANAQATLYRTKEESNSNLIISLNHNGLTDRTFLKFNDRSGLKFDPRFDGIKQRNSYYNLAVLTTDSVQVSIKNMPDTCRATLALSVENVKAGTYALNFTGSVFNHNREFKLRDLYLDSLLQVKANDAYVFQVTEHPDTYGNQRFELIATVEIPQPEISVKNGDLVSSIASDIKWLLDGEEIPGATQSVYTPLVSGQYQVRILRSSCTNTSLPFTYIITGVESKHNAYQLYPNPAQHLVTVKGISKPTPYALLNIWGQVIQTGLLSSERMEIDLNVPAGLYVIFLEDESGFHRYKLLIK; translated from the coding sequence ATGTATCGTTACCTCAGTTTTCCTGTGCAAAACGCTACCGTGAGCGACCTTCAGAACTACATACCCGTGACGGGCACCTTTGCAGGAAATTCTCCTGGAACAACTAATCCATCGCTTTTCCATTACCAGGAACCTGCAGGGTGGCTCCCCTACCCGACAACATCTCACACCGAAAACTTCGCGTTAGGAAAGGGATACGCGGCATATATTCGAAAGAGTACAGACCCTACCTTGGTTAAATTGGCAGGAGAAATTCACATAGGAGATTTTTCGTTTCAACTTAACGATGGGGCTGTCAATGACCAAAGTGGGTGGAGTCTTTTGGGTAATCCATATGCTGCACCCATTCAATGGGGCAATGCAGGCTGGATAAGCAGTGGAATTAATGCAACGGCATATTTACGAGACAATGAGTATGAGAATGGTCGTTTCCTCGTATGGGATGGCGAGGAAGGAGATGAAGAATTTGCCGGACTGATTGCTCAAGGACAATCATTTTGGGTAAAGGCATTTGACCCGAATACCACTCCATCACTAACTGTACAAGAAACCGCCAAAGCCAATGCACAAGCCACCCTATACAGGACAAAAGAAGAATCAAATTCAAATCTGATAATTTCATTAAACCACAACGGCCTAACTGATCGAACGTTCTTAAAATTTAATGATCGCTCAGGTTTGAAGTTCGATCCAAGATTCGATGGTATAAAGCAGCGAAACAGCTATTACAATTTAGCTGTCCTTACAACTGATTCAGTTCAAGTATCTATTAAAAACATGCCCGATACATGCAGAGCAACGCTTGCCCTTTCTGTAGAAAATGTGAAAGCTGGAACCTACGCGCTGAATTTTACTGGCTCAGTATTTAATCACAATCGTGAGTTCAAATTAAGAGATCTATATCTTGATTCCCTTCTACAGGTTAAGGCCAATGACGCGTATGTGTTTCAAGTTACCGAACATCCTGATACTTATGGCAACCAGCGTTTTGAACTAATTGCTACCGTTGAAATACCCCAGCCTGAAATTTCGGTTAAAAATGGTGACTTGGTATCCAGCATTGCCTCCGATATTAAATGGCTGTTGGATGGTGAGGAGATACCTGGAGCAACCCAATCGGTTTATACTCCGCTCGTCAGTGGTCAATATCAGGTTCGCATACTGCGGTCATCCTGCACAAATACCTCACTGCCTTTTACATATATCATTACTGGAGTCGAATCCAAACACAATGCTTACCAACTGTATCCTAATCCAGCGCAACATCTGGTTACCGTGAAAGGGATATCAAAACCTACGCCCTACGCCCTTTTGAACATATGGGGCCAGGTTATACAGACCGGACTACTATCTTCAGAGCGTATGGAAATTGACCTGAATGTTCCTGCTGGGCTTTATGTAATTTTCCTTGAGGATGAATCAGGTTTTCACCGATACAAACTACTTATAAAGTAA
- a CDS encoding alpha/beta fold hydrolase: protein MTSPGNTEFLIYTPPGYVEGTPSPLLINLHGQGQINPNPNTGCSSINCLRNQPSDATPAYLIDKGQWPTTRPFIVVSPQLKRDATPNIADQDWSAPYIDEVIEYVKTIRTINPDKIYIMGLSLGGQGCMIYAAAYPEKVAGMVPMCGRSYDNDEETPDIIDQACSLANIPIWFFHGTEDILLTYDNATKMAAAINECPNPGSIRPHVTLLDAMEHNAMWNPIYNQSAGYPVYDWLLQFTKNSTVNAQPYVNVGSDKKFMVSDGTIYLFADYFDADGSVTAVSWSQTQGAALTLEQTNSQILKVSNLQAGTFQFRLTVTDNLGAVSSDDISVELLSTAGSHNRVTGFTLTNAATGNTNISPLVNEQVINKRCSRHQ from the coding sequence ATGACAAGTCCGGGCAATACCGAATTTCTAATCTACACCCCTCCGGGGTATGTGGAAGGCACTCCTTCCCCTTTATTGATTAATCTTCACGGACAAGGACAAATCAATCCAAATCCCAATACTGGGTGCTCATCAATTAATTGCTTGCGAAATCAACCAAGTGATGCAACTCCTGCTTACTTGATTGATAAAGGACAATGGCCAACCACAAGGCCTTTTATCGTTGTATCGCCTCAACTGAAACGCGATGCTACTCCTAACATTGCTGACCAGGATTGGTCTGCTCCATACATTGATGAGGTAATCGAATATGTAAAAACCATTCGCACCATTAATCCGGATAAGATTTATATCATGGGGTTAAGCCTGGGTGGACAAGGGTGCATGATCTATGCCGCGGCTTATCCTGAAAAGGTTGCTGGTATGGTGCCTATGTGTGGAAGATCGTATGACAACGATGAAGAAACCCCGGATATTATTGATCAAGCGTGTTCACTGGCCAATATTCCGATATGGTTTTTTCATGGAACGGAAGACATTCTGTTGACTTACGACAATGCAACCAAAATGGCTGCTGCCATTAACGAATGCCCCAATCCGGGAAGTATCAGGCCGCACGTAACCTTGCTGGATGCCATGGAACACAACGCTATGTGGAATCCTATCTATAACCAGTCTGCTGGTTATCCAGTATATGATTGGCTTTTGCAATTCACGAAGAATTCAACGGTCAATGCTCAACCCTATGTAAATGTGGGCTCAGATAAAAAGTTTATGGTCAGTGACGGCACCATCTATTTATTCGCTGACTATTTTGATGCTGATGGATCCGTCACAGCCGTTTCCTGGTCACAAACACAAGGTGCAGCACTCACATTAGAGCAAACCAATAGCCAGATTTTAAAAGTAAGCAACCTGCAGGCAGGTACGTTTCAATTCCGTCTTACAGTAACCGATAACCTGGGCGCTGTGAGCAGTGATGACATTTCGGTTGAATTATTAAGCACAGCGGGGTCACACAACCGAGTTACAGGCTTTACCCTTACCAATGCGGCTACTGGCAATACCAACATCAGCCCATTGGTTAATGAGCAAGTGATTAATAAAAGGTGTTCTAGGCACCAATGA
- a CDS encoding T9SS type A sorting domain-containing protein has protein sequence MKWAAVVNGCEGPKASTYVEINHIPMPLIEFDGEVLEIVNDIPAGTFMQWYKDNEPMDAYDWGIKLIEDGAYSVLVSQGGCSKISDPFQYLVTGTENPGVDGFNAYVYPNPGTYSELYTKIETTSTQNAEISLVDLSGRNVFAVQIPGAEANGVHKLNLSEDTTPGLYIMHIRQGAAVLQRKVILIFK, from the coding sequence TTGAAGTGGGCAGCCGTAGTGAATGGTTGCGAAGGCCCTAAAGCATCTACCTATGTAGAAATCAATCATATACCGATGCCATTAATTGAATTCGATGGAGAGGTGCTTGAAATTGTCAACGACATCCCAGCCGGAACCTTTATGCAATGGTATAAGGATAATGAACCGATGGATGCATACGATTGGGGCATTAAACTGATTGAGGATGGAGCCTACTCGGTATTGGTTTCTCAGGGTGGTTGCTCTAAAATTTCAGATCCATTCCAATACCTGGTAACCGGTACTGAGAATCCGGGAGTTGACGGATTCAACGCGTATGTTTATCCGAACCCAGGAACCTATAGCGAGCTCTACACAAAAATTGAAACAACTTCTACACAGAATGCTGAAATTTCGTTGGTTGACCTGAGCGGACGTAACGTGTTTGCTGTTCAGATACCGGGAGCAGAAGCAAATGGTGTTCATAAATTAAACCTATCGGAGGATACCACCCCGGGATTATATATCATGCACATACGCCAGGGTGCAGCCGTGCTCCAGCGGAAAGTGATACTTATTTTTAAATAA
- a CDS encoding glycosyltransferase family 2 protein, whose product MSFFKNPAWIKPEILAYNTLDEVPQSLLDEIKQKLSQLVSQQPEVSIVIPVWNEELNIVKALSTLVQTKTNIPLEIIVVNNNSTDRTQQVLDSLNVTSYMEKKQGIGPARQLGQVNAKGTYILMADADCFYPSGWVENMMRVLKKKNVACVYGRHSFLGSKKNPRWQFFFYERLRDILVEFRHFKRPYLNSLGMSMGYVRQFGVDAGFIDHMNAWGEDGRFCYELMRYGKVKMVRGFNNRVWTTTRTLDKEGSFLRSLIVRVLLELTRFTGYFRKIKPHDAKSSKNPPSFLFRFKFFKSYKETHKY is encoded by the coding sequence ATGTCTTTTTTTAAAAATCCTGCCTGGATTAAACCTGAGATACTAGCCTACAACACCCTGGATGAGGTACCCCAGTCGTTGTTGGATGAAATAAAACAAAAGCTCAGCCAGTTGGTTAGCCAGCAGCCGGAGGTTTCCATTGTTATTCCGGTATGGAACGAAGAATTGAATATCGTGAAGGCGCTCTCCACACTGGTACAAACCAAAACCAACATACCGTTGGAAATTATCGTGGTGAACAATAACTCAACAGACAGAACGCAGCAGGTACTGGATAGCCTGAACGTAACCTCGTACATGGAAAAAAAGCAGGGCATTGGCCCTGCCCGCCAACTGGGGCAAGTAAATGCAAAAGGAACGTATATTCTGATGGCCGATGCTGACTGTTTTTATCCATCGGGCTGGGTTGAAAATATGATGCGCGTATTGAAGAAGAAAAACGTAGCATGCGTTTACGGAAGGCATTCTTTTTTGGGTTCAAAGAAGAACCCGCGCTGGCAATTTTTTTTCTATGAAAGATTGCGGGACATACTGGTAGAATTCAGGCACTTTAAACGGCCTTATTTGAATTCATTGGGTATGTCAATGGGCTATGTGAGGCAGTTTGGTGTGGATGCCGGCTTTATTGATCACATGAACGCCTGGGGCGAGGACGGCCGGTTTTGCTATGAGTTGATGCGCTATGGAAAAGTTAAGATGGTGCGGGGTTTTAATAATAGGGTGTGGACAACCACCCGAACCCTGGATAAGGAGGGCAGTTTTCTCCGGTCGCTTATCGTCAGGGTTTTGCTTGAGTTAACGCGGTTTACCGGATATTTCAGAAAGATCAAACCACATGATGCCAAGTCATCTAAAAATCCACCCTCATTCCTTTTCCGGTTTAAATTTTTTAAAAGTTACAAGGAAACTCATAAGTATTGA
- a CDS encoding glycosyltransferase encodes MSTQQPVISVFMLAYNHEPYIAQAIQSILDQKTDLEYELVIGEDCSTDNTRAVINNFKEKYPDKIRVIENTTNVGMHENFLRTLFSCRGKYLCLCEGDDYWVNPDKLNLQYQFLESNPDYVLVCGNHKKFIQNSNEFDKGNPPSVKDHDIKFEKLIRFNCITTATIMFRNVLKREDFTPDFFSIISCDWYMYMKLLNHGKIRYLSHTFAVYRINEGSINGRSTRLAIAQKEMKFMELVKTGSLVNLDSSRMQHLHKSIQLKYYDIAQGEALNGNRRAAFKLSTQTFRNNPLSLTGLNDFFKTTLRIISPDFFQKIRNVKRALRNM; translated from the coding sequence ATGTCCACTCAACAACCTGTTATAAGTGTTTTCATGTTGGCGTATAACCATGAGCCTTATATCGCTCAGGCTATACAAAGCATTCTGGATCAAAAAACTGATTTGGAATATGAATTGGTGATCGGTGAAGATTGCTCCACCGATAATACACGTGCGGTCATTAACAACTTTAAGGAAAAATATCCTGATAAAATCAGGGTCATTGAAAATACGACCAATGTCGGCATGCATGAAAATTTCCTGCGAACACTTTTTAGTTGTCGCGGAAAATATTTGTGCTTATGTGAGGGGGATGACTATTGGGTTAATCCTGATAAATTGAATCTTCAGTACCAGTTTCTGGAGTCAAACCCTGATTACGTTTTAGTGTGCGGTAACCACAAGAAATTTATACAAAACAGTAATGAGTTTGATAAAGGTAACCCGCCTTCTGTGAAGGATCATGACATCAAATTCGAGAAGCTCATCAGGTTTAACTGCATCACCACCGCAACCATCATGTTTCGAAATGTATTGAAGCGTGAAGATTTTACACCGGATTTCTTTTCGATCATTAGCTGTGACTGGTATATGTACATGAAGTTACTGAATCATGGTAAAATACGATACCTGAGCCATACATTTGCCGTGTACAGAATTAACGAGGGTAGCATTAATGGACGAAGTACCCGGTTGGCCATTGCCCAAAAGGAGATGAAATTTATGGAGTTGGTAAAAACAGGAAGCCTGGTTAACCTGGATAGCAGTAGGATGCAACACCTCCATAAATCGATTCAGCTTAAATACTACGATATTGCCCAAGGGGAGGCCCTGAACGGAAACCGAAGAGCAGCCTTTAAATTGAGCACACAGACATTTAGAAATAATCCGTTAAGCCTAACAGGTCTTAATGATTTTTTTAAAACGACCCTTCGCATCATAAGCCCTGATTTTTTTCAAAAGATTCGCAATGTAAAGCGAGCCTTAAGGAATATGTAG
- a CDS encoding DegT/DnrJ/EryC1/StrS family aminotransferase codes for MIPVTKPFLPPKEEYEKYLDGIWQRNWLTNNGPLVNELELKLKEYLKVNHLLFLTNGTIAIQIAIKALDLKGEIITTPFSYVATTSSIVWEGCKPVFVDIDKNSLNIDPKKVEAAITANTTAILATHVYGNPCDIDALQAIATKYNLKVIYDAAHAFGTLYKGKSVFEFGDVSTASFHATKLFHTIEGGGVVTNSAELLKRMAYMRNFGHDGPERFAEVGINGKNSEYHAAMGLVNLSHIDAIRQARKVQSEYYDKVLKNLKCQKPTITKEATFNYAYYAVVLPTEEIAVRMVEELNRNLIYPRRYFFPSLDELPYLERAELPITRSVCNRVLCLPLYHTLTFEEIDFVARIMLRVQNN; via the coding sequence ATGATTCCCGTGACCAAGCCCTTTCTTCCCCCTAAAGAAGAATATGAAAAATACCTGGATGGAATTTGGCAGCGCAACTGGCTGACTAATAATGGTCCGCTGGTAAATGAGTTGGAGTTAAAACTAAAGGAATACCTGAAGGTTAATCACCTGCTTTTTTTAACGAATGGAACAATAGCCATTCAGATTGCCATTAAAGCACTGGATTTAAAAGGTGAAATCATCACTACCCCCTTTTCCTATGTGGCCACTACTAGCAGCATAGTGTGGGAAGGCTGCAAGCCTGTGTTTGTTGATATAGATAAGAATTCACTCAACATCGATCCTAAAAAGGTTGAAGCGGCCATAACCGCCAACACTACGGCAATTCTGGCTACGCATGTTTATGGCAACCCATGTGACATTGACGCGCTGCAGGCCATTGCAACAAAGTATAACTTAAAAGTGATTTACGATGCGGCCCACGCGTTTGGCACGCTCTACAAGGGTAAGTCGGTTTTTGAATTTGGAGATGTCAGTACCGCGAGTTTCCATGCCACCAAGCTTTTTCATACCATCGAAGGAGGAGGGGTGGTTACGAATTCAGCGGAGTTGCTGAAGCGCATGGCCTACATGCGCAACTTCGGACACGATGGTCCTGAAAGATTTGCGGAGGTGGGCATTAACGGAAAGAATTCCGAGTACCATGCCGCTATGGGGCTGGTTAATCTTTCGCACATTGATGCTATTCGCCAGGCGCGAAAAGTACAAAGCGAATATTATGACAAGGTGCTGAAGAACCTGAAGTGTCAGAAGCCAACCATTACGAAGGAGGCTACGTTTAACTATGCATACTATGCGGTAGTGTTACCAACAGAGGAAATTGCCGTGCGGATGGTGGAGGAGTTAAATCGGAATTTGATTTACCCACGCAGGTACTTTTTCCCTTCACTTGATGAATTGCCGTATTTGGAAAGAGCGGAATTACCCATAACCCGATCGGTTTGCAACCGGGTGTTGTGCCTGCCGCTATACCATACGCTTACCTTCGAGGAAATTGATTTTGTTGCACGCATCATGTTACGGGTTCAAAATAATTGA
- a CDS encoding acetyltransferase — translation MLVAGANRHAKEVLELLYVQNQLDDLRFFDDITTNGPDLFYERFPIVKHVDDAHTIFKTDNRFVLGLGGTKSRALVAEKLLKAGGSLHSVIAESARIGHFAITVGRGVNIMEFVLISNSVVIGEGSLINAFSAIHHDVSVGSYCEISPRATLLGGASIGNFSSVGSGAIVLPNIQVGSHVIIGAGSVVTHDIPDNCTVVGVPGKVIKKVLPTNP, via the coding sequence GTGTTAGTAGCCGGAGCCAACAGACATGCCAAAGAAGTACTTGAATTGCTGTATGTGCAGAATCAACTGGATGATCTGCGATTTTTTGATGATATTACTACGAATGGCCCTGACTTATTTTACGAACGATTTCCGATAGTTAAGCACGTAGATGATGCCCACACCATTTTCAAAACGGATAATCGGTTTGTTTTGGGATTGGGAGGTACAAAATCGAGGGCTTTGGTAGCAGAAAAATTATTGAAAGCAGGTGGAAGCCTTCATTCAGTTATTGCTGAATCTGCACGCATAGGTCATTTTGCGATAACGGTGGGTAGGGGAGTGAACATTATGGAGTTTGTGCTAATCAGTAACAGTGTTGTTATCGGTGAGGGGAGTCTCATTAACGCATTTTCGGCCATTCACCATGATGTTTCGGTAGGTTCCTACTGCGAAATTTCACCACGGGCAACATTACTAGGGGGTGCTTCAATAGGGAATTTCAGTAGTGTGGGTAGCGGAGCCATTGTTCTTCCTAACATACAGGTTGGAAGCCATGTGATTATTGGAGCGGGTAGTGTGGTAACGCATGATATTCCGGACAACTGTACCGTAGTTGGGGTGCCTGGTAAAGTGATCAAAAAAGTCCTTCCAACCAATCCGTAG
- a CDS encoding SGNH/GDSL hydrolase family protein: MKRLKSISERLENIIFSSSFIGIAFAFLIFINFLIGLFAGSDDKENEGLIFKPNSVAAYATVEFNYRAEINGLGLRNREIEIKKGEGTYRILCFGDSWTFGWGVDLEYSWPMQLENYLKENGYTNVEVINCGQGGQFTSTYKEFVSKAVPLLKPDLVLVGVLQLDDLAQLFEHKLTESKGDIRSSKYMLKSFLSASFGNYLTLFNRNGDQVVDIKAEWEHSNRGLIDDFSGLRQLRFGTLSDTIQTLFRTGNLNPGLLNNYIDFPDRVIIFNNPDHPVTQEAIRTMSSDFEKMKEVCASNDAELMFINLPMNYFTGHIVERMPSDILNDYFIENNRIDSIYSSIASTNQIPYLELTSHFKSLADKRKYFFKFDGHPNQDGYHEIADQIGMYLINNQYIK, encoded by the coding sequence GTGAAAAGATTGAAAAGTATATCCGAGCGATTGGAGAACATCATTTTTAGCAGCTCCTTTATTGGAATAGCATTTGCCTTTCTGATATTCATTAATTTTTTAATTGGATTGTTTGCCGGCTCAGACGATAAGGAAAATGAAGGTTTAATTTTTAAGCCTAATTCGGTAGCAGCTTATGCAACTGTTGAGTTTAATTACCGGGCGGAGATCAATGGTTTAGGGTTGCGCAACAGAGAGATTGAAATTAAAAAGGGTGAGGGTACGTATAGAATTTTGTGTTTTGGAGACAGTTGGACCTTTGGGTGGGGAGTTGACTTGGAATACAGTTGGCCCATGCAACTGGAGAATTATCTTAAAGAAAACGGATATACCAACGTTGAAGTTATTAACTGTGGACAAGGCGGTCAGTTTACATCAACGTATAAAGAATTTGTATCGAAGGCGGTGCCATTATTAAAACCCGATTTGGTTTTGGTTGGTGTACTTCAGCTTGACGATCTGGCACAATTGTTTGAACATAAACTAACAGAATCCAAAGGAGATATTAGGAGTTCTAAGTATATGCTGAAGTCTTTTCTATCCGCCTCGTTCGGTAATTACCTTACTTTGTTCAACAGAAATGGCGATCAAGTGGTGGATATCAAGGCTGAATGGGAGCACAGTAACAGGGGCTTGATTGACGACTTCAGCGGTCTTCGTCAGTTACGTTTCGGTACTTTATCAGATACTATTCAGACTTTATTCAGAACTGGAAATTTGAATCCAGGCTTATTAAATAACTATATCGATTTTCCTGATCGCGTAATTATTTTTAATAACCCTGATCATCCGGTAACGCAAGAGGCAATTCGGACTATGAGTTCTGATTTTGAAAAAATGAAGGAGGTATGTGCCTCAAATGATGCGGAGTTAATGTTCATCAATCTGCCCATGAATTACTTCACGGGTCATATCGTTGAGAGAATGCCTTCTGATATACTGAATGATTATTTTATAGAAAATAATCGAATTGATTCTATTTATTCATCCATTGCCAGCACTAATCAAATTCCGTATTTGGAACTGACATCCCATTTTAAAAGCCTTGCAGACAAAAGAAAATACTTTTTTAAATTTGACGGACATCCAAATCAGGATGGATATCATGAAATAGCAGATCAGATAGGTATGTACCTGATCAATAATCAATACATCAAATAG
- a CDS encoding PorP/SprF family type IX secretion system membrane protein, which produces MTFIRPLILLILFQTFTSRVEAQQNLNYNHYFLNPYLLNPSFIAPNGYSELNLNFRKQWTQFEGAPTTISANLQMPINYKMGWGINVNNDRAGVLQTNTALASFGYQIYLGSSTEVNHKIGFGLSTGYSMSQVDLSRVDDPTDPSLTNSNTSNLVGQFGMHYQFNNLKIGFALPSLFATKVISEDAFNSPEFDALKNTFSSISYNLKLSDRFAFEPYFLFRTNEIKENQFEILGVIKIDNLLWIGGSYRQDYGPAAFLGFFLKEKLRVSYAYEFAPDVVDGFGTGSHEFHVGLRLGKKQVSRPARTTQTTESVPTEETAKQEEVIEKTEKPDVQEPVAVEPKQETPVEQPKQELPIEQPKQEVPTEQPRATPQPKTEEPKVVEEKSDLPPGYYVIVGTFKYSPNANKYASQLKADGYPATVTYSALRNYNYVHVGTFATMDEARRIRDEYRSKSRFYFRDAWILYVKE; this is translated from the coding sequence ATGACATTTATAAGACCCCTCATTCTTCTCATCCTTTTTCAGACTTTTACGAGCCGTGTTGAAGCTCAGCAAAACCTGAACTATAATCATTACTTTCTTAACCCCTATTTACTAAACCCTTCGTTTATTGCTCCAAATGGGTACAGTGAATTAAACCTGAATTTCCGTAAGCAATGGACTCAATTTGAAGGGGCACCTACTACAATTTCAGCGAACCTACAGATGCCCATTAATTATAAGATGGGATGGGGTATTAATGTTAATAATGATAGAGCAGGTGTGCTTCAAACCAATACCGCTCTTGCATCTTTTGGATACCAAATCTATTTAGGTAGTAGCACTGAGGTTAACCATAAAATCGGCTTTGGTTTATCCACAGGTTATTCCATGAGCCAAGTTGACTTAAGCCGGGTTGACGATCCAACCGATCCATCACTGACCAATTCAAATACCTCGAATCTGGTAGGACAATTTGGTATGCACTACCAATTTAATAATCTGAAAATAGGTTTTGCATTACCAAGTTTATTTGCCACCAAAGTTATTTCAGAGGATGCTTTCAATTCACCTGAGTTTGATGCCTTGAAAAATACCTTCTCTTCCATTAGCTACAATTTAAAACTAAGTGACCGGTTTGCTTTTGAACCTTACTTTTTATTCAGAACAAACGAAATAAAAGAAAATCAATTTGAAATACTTGGTGTAATAAAGATTGATAACCTGTTATGGATAGGTGGTTCTTACCGGCAAGATTATGGACCAGCCGCCTTTCTTGGATTCTTTCTTAAGGAGAAACTAAGGGTTAGCTATGCATACGAATTTGCGCCCGATGTAGTAGACGGCTTTGGTACCGGATCTCACGAATTTCACGTAGGCCTTCGACTGGGCAAAAAACAGGTAAGTCGACCAGCACGAACTACCCAAACTACAGAATCGGTACCAACAGAAGAAACAGCCAAACAGGAGGAAGTAATTGAAAAAACTGAAAAGCCGGATGTACAGGAGCCTGTTGCAGTAGAACCAAAACAGGAAACTCCTGTTGAACAGCCTAAACAAGAGCTTCCAATTGAACAACCTAAACAAGAAGTGCCTACAGAACAACCTAGGGCTACTCCACAACCCAAAACAGAAGAGCCTAAAGTGGTAGAAGAAAAATCAGATCTGCCTCCTGGATATTATGTGATTGTTGGAACATTTAAGTATAGTCCGAATGCAAATAAATACGCATCTCAACTAAAAGCTGATGGCTACCCAGCTACCGTCACATACTCTGCTCTACGAAATTACAATTATGTGCACGTGGGGACATTTGCAACTATGGACGAAGCGAGGAGAATCAGGGATGAATATCGAAGCAAAAGCAGATTTTATTTTAGAGATGCCTGGATTCTCTATGTAAAAGAATAA